The Pusillibacter faecalis genome has a window encoding:
- a CDS encoding carbohydrate ABC transporter permease: MEKAIKRYWPVFVVPTLAAFLIGFVWPFLQGLYLSFCKFITVDNAQWNGVKNYMYALTEADFLHSFWFTALFTVVSTICINAAAFAIALALTRGIKGTNVFRSVFFMPNLIGGIVLGYIWNILLNCLLTLLGKPLLSLHAPYGFIGLVILMCWQQIGYMMIIYIAGLQSIPNDYLEAARIDGATDRQILWRIKIPNVMPSITICLFLSLTNGFKLFDQNLALTGGEPGHMTEMLALNIYNTFYGRSGPAWRGYGQAKAVIFCILVIVISLIQLRATRSKEVQQ; the protein is encoded by the coding sequence ATGGAAAAAGCAATCAAACGATACTGGCCGGTCTTCGTCGTACCGACGCTGGCGGCTTTTCTGATCGGGTTTGTCTGGCCCTTTTTGCAGGGGCTGTATTTGTCTTTTTGCAAATTTATCACGGTGGACAATGCCCAGTGGAATGGCGTGAAAAACTATATGTATGCTTTGACGGAGGCCGATTTCCTTCACTCCTTCTGGTTTACCGCGCTCTTTACAGTGGTGTCCACCATTTGTATTAACGCGGCGGCGTTTGCCATTGCCCTGGCGTTGACTCGCGGCATCAAGGGAACCAATGTGTTCCGCTCAGTATTTTTTATGCCGAATCTGATCGGCGGCATTGTACTGGGCTATATTTGGAATATCCTTTTAAACTGCCTGCTGACCCTGCTGGGAAAGCCGCTTTTATCCCTGCACGCGCCCTATGGCTTCATCGGCCTGGTGATCCTGATGTGCTGGCAGCAGATCGGCTATATGATGATCATCTATATTGCGGGCCTGCAGTCCATTCCAAACGACTATCTGGAGGCTGCCCGCATTGACGGTGCCACGGACCGTCAGATTCTATGGCGCATCAAGATTCCCAACGTCATGCCCTCTATCACCATTTGTCTCTTTTTGTCTCTGACCAATGGCTTTAAGCTCTTTGACCAGAATCTGGCTCTGACCGGAGGAGAGCCCGGCCACATGACTGAGATGCTGGCCCTGAATATTTATAACACCTTCTATGGCCGCTCTGGCCCTGCTTGGCGAGGCTATGGCCAGGCTAAGGCGGTTATCTTCTGCATCCTGGTGATTGTGATCTCTTTGATCCAGCTCCGGGCAACCCGCTCCAAGGAGGTGCAGCAGTGA
- a CDS encoding carbohydrate ABC transporter permease, with amino-acid sequence MKTHAMRDRILSAFLAILSLAWVYPVVMILLNSLKKETAITTGTAFEIPTAETFGGLENYMNAIQSQGFPAAFWNTLVITLTSVVLILICCSMCAWFITRVKTWYSKALYYLFVFSMVVPFQMVMFTLSSTANRLNLDTPYSICIIYLGFGAGLAVFMFCGFMKSVPIEVEEAAMIDGCGPVRTFFLVVLPILKPTLISVGILETMWLWNDYLLPYLSLDRTKYMTVPILIQYFRGSFGKVEMGPMMASIMLNIIPIIVVYLLCQKHIIKGVAAGAVKG; translated from the coding sequence ATGAAGACACATGCCATGCGTGACCGGATATTGTCTGCTTTTCTTGCGATTCTCAGCCTGGCCTGGGTGTATCCAGTAGTCATGATTTTGCTGAATTCCTTAAAAAAGGAAACTGCCATCACAACAGGAACCGCCTTTGAGATTCCCACTGCCGAGACCTTTGGAGGATTGGAGAACTATATGAACGCCATCCAGTCCCAGGGCTTCCCCGCGGCTTTTTGGAATACGCTGGTGATTACCCTCACATCGGTGGTGCTGATCTTAATCTGCTGCTCCATGTGCGCGTGGTTTATTACCCGGGTGAAAACCTGGTATTCCAAGGCACTCTACTATCTCTTTGTATTCTCCATGGTAGTCCCGTTCCAGATGGTGATGTTTACCCTGTCCTCCACAGCCAACCGGCTGAATTTGGACACGCCGTACAGTATCTGCATCATCTATTTGGGCTTTGGCGCGGGACTGGCTGTGTTTATGTTTTGTGGTTTTATGAAATCGGTCCCCATTGAGGTGGAGGAGGCCGCGATGATCGACGGCTGCGGCCCGGTGCGTACCTTCTTCTTAGTGGTGCTCCCGATTTTGAAGCCTACGCTGATTTCCGTCGGCATTCTGGAGACGATGTGGCTGTGGAATGACTACCTGCTGCCCTATCTGTCTCTGGATCGCACAAAATATATGACAGTCCCTATTTTAATTCAGTATTTCCGCGGCAGCTTCGGCAAGGTGGAGATGGGGCCCATGATGGCCAGCATCATGCTGAACATCATCCCCATCATCGTGGTCTATCTCCTGTGCCAGAAGCATATCATCAAGGGCGTTGCGGCCGGCGCGGTGAAAGGATGA
- the malQ gene encoding 4-alpha-glucanotransferase: MRRSCGVLLPISALPSSYGIGTLGKAAYDFVDFLTEAGQSWWQLLPVGPTSYGDSPYQSFSTYAGNPYFVDLDLLVRDGLLKKEEIEARDWGRDPSRVDYAAIYRSRFQLLQIAADRGWERDADKVKAFSEKNAGWLPDYALFMALKRHFDMRAWTQWEDEDIRLRRPAAVERYQRELSEDIRLFTYIQYLFFRQWEALRTYAHKKGIGMIGDLPIYVAMDSADVWAEPDSFQLDERNIPKEVAGVPPDYFSEDGQLWGNPLYNWDAMKADGYGWWIRRVDGASRLYDILRIDHFRGLESYWAVPYGEPTAKNGRWIKGPGMNLVGVLKGWFSSLQFIAEDLGYLTPEVRQFLQDSGFPGMKVLEFAFDSREPSDYLPHTYTPNCVCYVGTHDNAPVMAWKDEADPDDVALAVRYLGLNQEEGFHWGMIRGGQSSVADLFIAQMQDYLGLGADSRMNTPGLLGGNWQWRLMPEQLDAMLAKRMAEIAWIYGRSPSEHKP; the protein is encoded by the coding sequence ATGAGAAGAAGCTGCGGCGTTCTGTTGCCGATTTCTGCGCTGCCGTCCTCCTATGGGATCGGCACCTTAGGGAAGGCAGCCTATGATTTTGTGGACTTTCTGACGGAGGCGGGGCAGTCCTGGTGGCAGCTGCTGCCAGTGGGTCCCACCAGCTACGGGGATTCCCCCTATCAGAGCTTTTCCACCTATGCTGGGAACCCCTATTTCGTGGATTTGGATTTGCTCGTCCGGGATGGTCTTCTGAAAAAAGAGGAGATTGAGGCGCGGGACTGGGGACGAGACCCTAGCCGGGTAGACTACGCAGCCATCTACCGCAGTCGGTTTCAGCTTTTACAGATAGCTGCGGACCGCGGTTGGGAGAGAGATGCTGACAAGGTAAAAGCCTTTTCAGAAAAAAACGCCGGCTGGCTGCCGGATTATGCCCTGTTCATGGCGCTCAAGCGCCATTTTGATATGCGGGCCTGGACGCAGTGGGAGGATGAGGACATCCGGCTTCGGCGTCCGGCGGCGGTAGAGCGCTATCAGCGGGAGCTGTCGGAGGATATCCGACTCTTTACCTATATCCAGTATCTCTTTTTCCGGCAGTGGGAAGCCCTGCGGACCTATGCCCATAAAAAGGGCATCGGTATGATCGGGGATTTGCCGATTTATGTTGCCATGGACTCTGCGGATGTATGGGCAGAACCTGACAGCTTCCAACTGGACGAGCGGAATATCCCCAAAGAGGTGGCCGGGGTTCCTCCGGATTATTTCAGCGAGGACGGCCAGCTGTGGGGCAACCCGCTTTACAATTGGGATGCCATGAAGGCCGATGGATATGGCTGGTGGATTCGCCGTGTTGACGGCGCTTCCCGGCTCTATGATATTTTGCGGATCGATCATTTTCGCGGCCTGGAGAGCTACTGGGCGGTACCCTATGGGGAGCCGACAGCGAAAAACGGCCGCTGGATCAAGGGACCTGGCATGAACCTGGTGGGCGTTCTGAAAGGGTGGTTTTCCAGCCTGCAGTTTATTGCAGAGGATCTCGGGTATCTGACACCAGAGGTTCGCCAATTTCTACAGGACTCTGGCTTTCCTGGAATGAAGGTGCTGGAATTTGCCTTTGACTCCCGGGAACCCAGCGACTATCTGCCCCATACCTACACGCCAAACTGCGTCTGCTATGTGGGCACCCATGATAACGCGCCCGTCATGGCCTGGAAAGACGAGGCGGACCCGGATGATGTGGCCCTGGCGGTACGCTATCTAGGGTTGAATCAGGAGGAAGGCTTCCATTGGGGCATGATCCGCGGTGGACAGAGCAGCGTTGCGGATTTGTTTATCGCGCAGATGCAGGATTATTTAGGGTTAGGGGCAGACTCTCGTATGAATACCCCTGGGTTACTGGGCGGAAACTGGCAATGGCGGCTGATGCCGGAGCAATTGGATGCAATGCTGGCAAAGCGCATGGCGGAAATAGCTTGGATTTACGGCAGAAGTCCAAGTGAGCATAAACCATAA
- a CDS encoding bacteriohemerythrin has translation MRYELTKDLETGNATIDREHRELFDAVNKLMDACGSGKGRASLEPTMKFLLEYVNKHFSHEEALQKQSGYPGYQYHRTFHENYKEKLRDIANAIPAAGPTVSDLGKLNAHIAVLVSHIRTEDKKLGAFLQK, from the coding sequence ATGCGATATGAACTGACAAAGGACCTGGAAACCGGCAATGCCACAATTGACCGGGAGCATCGTGAATTGTTTGATGCAGTCAACAAACTTATGGATGCCTGCGGCAGTGGTAAGGGTCGTGCTTCTCTGGAGCCTACCATGAAATTTCTGTTGGAATATGTGAATAAGCATTTTTCCCATGAGGAGGCCCTCCAGAAGCAGAGCGGTTATCCCGGCTATCAGTATCACCGTACTTTTCACGAAAACTATAAGGAAAAGCTGCGGGATATCGCCAATGCGATTCCAGCAGCTGGCCCCACGGTCAGTGATCTGGGCAAGTTGAACGCACATATCGCCGTCTTGGTTTCCCACATCCGAACAGAGGACAAAAAACTCGGTGCTTTCTTGCAGAAATAA
- a CDS encoding IreB family regulatory phosphoprotein — translation MDDFTRKFKITMDKDAEIHQILTAVYQALEEKGYNPINQIVGYILSEDPTYITNHNNARTLIRKIDRDELLQVLVRHYLGQ, via the coding sequence ATGGACGACTTTACTAGGAAATTTAAGATCACAATGGATAAGGATGCGGAAATCCATCAAATTTTGACAGCGGTTTATCAGGCACTGGAGGAAAAGGGATATAATCCCATTAACCAGATTGTGGGGTATATTCTCTCTGAGGACCCCACCTATATCACCAATCATAATAATGCGCGTACACTGATTCGCAAGATTGACCGGGACGAACTGCTGCAGGTGCTGGTCCGCCATTATCTAGGTCAGTGA
- a CDS encoding DUF5662 family protein → MNSLQIWEHWKTVHRHRALVRKYCFRLGLYWQGLTHDLSKYSPVEFWTGAKYFQGDHSPNDAQRKAEGYSASWMHHKGRNRHHFEFWTDYSLDGSGIVGVEMPKKYVAEMFCDRLAASKVYRGDAFSPGDPYQFFLRGKGRRLLLHPATEALLETLLQKLQDDGEDAAFDYIRKEMLGK, encoded by the coding sequence GTGAACTCTTTGCAGATCTGGGAGCATTGGAAAACTGTACACCGCCATCGGGCCCTGGTCAGAAAATACTGTTTTCGGTTAGGACTCTACTGGCAGGGACTGACCCACGACCTGTCCAAATACTCACCGGTGGAATTTTGGACTGGTGCCAAATACTTTCAGGGTGATCACAGCCCCAATGACGCCCAGCGAAAGGCAGAAGGCTATAGCGCCTCCTGGATGCATCATAAGGGCCGCAACCGCCATCACTTTGAATTTTGGACAGACTACAGTCTGGATGGCAGCGGAATCGTCGGCGTGGAAATGCCGAAAAAATATGTGGCGGAAATGTTCTGTGACCGCCTGGCGGCCAGCAAGGTCTACCGCGGAGATGCCTTTTCCCCTGGCGATCCCTATCAGTTTTTTCTGCGCGGAAAGGGGCGTCGGCTGCTGCTCCACCCCGCTACAGAGGCTTTGCTGGAAACTTTGCTGCAAAAACTGCAGGATGACGGCGAAGATGCCGCTTTTGACTATATCCGGAAAGAGATGCTTGGAAAATAG
- the alaS gene encoding alanine--tRNA ligase, whose protein sequence is MAHPYYGLNELREMFLSYFESKGHLRLPSFSLIPPANDASLLLINSGMAPMKTWFTREEEPPRDRVTTCQKCIRTGDIENIGKTDRHGTYFEMLGNFSFGDYFKQDAIPWTWEFLTKVVGLEPDRLYPSIYLEDEEAFEIWNKVVGIPAERIFRFGKADNFWEHGAGPCGPCSEVYYDRGPEHGCGKPGCTVGCECDRYIEVWNNVFTQFENDGEGHYTELKQKNIDTGMGLERLACVVQNVNSLFDVDTVMNITNKVSEITGAHYGESHKSDISLRVITDHIRSSVFMICDGVLPSNEGRGYVLRRLLRRAARHGKLLGVNDPFLFDVVGTVIHENETAYPDLREKQAYITKVIRTEEENFSKTIDGGMRIFADLLAAHKAKGETQFSGADAFKLYDTYGFPVDLTAEMVEDEGMTLDREAFDREMEEQRQRARKAREALGDLGWAGIEFGSDMPATEFLGYDRTEAQGKVLAIVAEEELRDAVAAGAEATLVLDQTPFYAEMGGQVADTGVITAGGAVFEVSNVQKNKGGKFLHIGKVVSGQFQVGDSVTAAIDAERRKAIMRAHSATHLLDAALKKVLGDHVHQAGSLVEPDRLRFDFTHFEAITPEELSEIDRLVNDAILEGYPVVTEVLPIEEAKKKGAVAMFGEKYGDIVRVVEMGDFSMEFCGGTHLDNTAKAGPFRIKSEASIASGVRRIEATVGKLTLETVNRNQQVLFHAAQMLKTNPGELEKKLDQQLTEMKELRHNLEKFQAEASLGEARHFLMSAKDVEGLKVLTATKNGLDANALRQMGDFLRDKEPATVAVLASINGEKITFLAVCGPEAVKKGVKAGDLVKSVCAICGGKGGGKPDSAMGGGTDLLKLDDALASVDDFVASKLSRP, encoded by the coding sequence ATGGCACATCCCTACTACGGACTCAACGAGCTGCGGGAGATGTTCCTCAGCTACTTCGAGAGCAAGGGCCACCTCCGGCTGCCCAGCTTCTCTTTGATCCCGCCGGCCAACGACGCAAGCCTTTTGCTGATTAACAGCGGCATGGCCCCCATGAAGACTTGGTTCACCCGAGAGGAGGAGCCTCCCCGGGACCGGGTGACCACCTGCCAGAAGTGCATCCGCACCGGCGACATTGAGAACATCGGCAAGACCGACCGCCACGGCACCTATTTTGAGATGCTGGGCAACTTCTCCTTCGGCGACTACTTCAAGCAGGACGCCATTCCCTGGACCTGGGAGTTTTTGACGAAGGTGGTAGGCCTGGAGCCGGACCGGCTGTATCCCTCCATCTACCTGGAGGACGAGGAAGCCTTTGAGATCTGGAACAAGGTGGTGGGCATCCCTGCCGAGCGGATCTTCCGCTTCGGCAAGGCCGACAACTTCTGGGAGCACGGAGCCGGTCCCTGCGGTCCCTGTTCCGAGGTTTACTATGACCGTGGCCCCGAGCACGGCTGCGGCAAGCCGGGATGCACCGTGGGCTGCGAGTGCGACCGGTATATCGAGGTGTGGAACAACGTTTTCACCCAGTTTGAAAACGACGGCGAGGGCCACTACACCGAGCTTAAGCAGAAGAACATCGACACCGGCATGGGTCTGGAGCGGTTGGCCTGTGTCGTGCAGAATGTGAACTCCCTTTTTGACGTGGACACGGTGATGAATATCACCAACAAGGTCAGTGAGATCACCGGAGCTCACTATGGCGAAAGCCATAAGAGCGACATCTCTCTGCGGGTCATCACCGACCACATCCGCTCCAGCGTCTTTATGATCTGTGACGGGGTGCTGCCTTCCAACGAGGGGCGGGGCTATGTGCTGCGCCGTCTGCTCCGCCGGGCTGCACGCCACGGCAAGCTTCTGGGGGTGAACGATCCATTCCTCTTTGATGTGGTGGGCACGGTGATTCATGAAAATGAAACCGCCTATCCGGACCTGCGGGAGAAGCAGGCCTATATCACCAAGGTCATCCGCACCGAGGAGGAGAATTTCTCCAAGACCATCGACGGCGGCATGCGGATCTTCGCTGATCTGCTGGCGGCCCACAAGGCCAAGGGTGAGACCCAGTTCTCCGGCGCGGATGCCTTCAAGCTCTATGACACCTACGGCTTCCCTGTGGACCTGACCGCCGAGATGGTGGAGGACGAGGGCATGACGCTGGACCGGGAGGCCTTTGACCGGGAGATGGAGGAGCAGCGCCAGCGTGCCCGAAAGGCCCGGGAGGCCCTGGGCGATCTGGGCTGGGCCGGCATCGAGTTCGGCTCCGACATGCCCGCCACCGAGTTTTTAGGCTATGACCGCACCGAGGCTCAGGGCAAGGTCCTGGCCATCGTGGCGGAGGAGGAGCTGCGGGACGCCGTGGCCGCCGGCGCGGAGGCCACGCTGGTCCTGGACCAGACTCCCTTCTATGCAGAGATGGGCGGCCAGGTGGCCGATACCGGCGTGATCACCGCCGGCGGCGCCGTCTTTGAGGTCAGCAACGTCCAGAAGAACAAGGGCGGCAAATTCCTCCACATCGGCAAGGTGGTCTCCGGCCAGTTCCAGGTGGGAGACAGTGTCACCGCCGCCATTGATGCGGAGCGGCGCAAGGCGATCATGCGGGCCCACAGCGCCACCCATCTGCTGGATGCGGCCCTGAAGAAGGTGCTGGGCGATCACGTTCATCAGGCCGGCTCTCTGGTGGAGCCGGACCGGCTGCGCTTTGACTTCACCCACTTTGAGGCCATCACCCCGGAGGAGCTGAGCGAAATTGATCGCTTGGTGAATGACGCGATTCTGGAGGGCTATCCGGTAGTCACCGAGGTTTTGCCCATTGAGGAGGCCAAGAAAAAGGGCGCTGTTGCCATGTTCGGAGAAAAGTACGGCGACATTGTCCGCGTGGTGGAGATGGGCGATTTCTCCATGGAGTTCTGCGGCGGCACCCACCTGGACAACACCGCCAAGGCGGGCCCGTTCCGCATCAAGTCCGAGGCATCCATTGCCTCTGGCGTCCGCCGGATTGAGGCCACCGTGGGGAAGCTGACCTTGGAGACCGTGAACCGCAACCAGCAGGTGCTCTTCCACGCAGCCCAGATGCTCAAGACGAATCCCGGCGAGCTGGAGAAGAAGCTGGACCAGCAGCTTACTGAGATGAAGGAGCTGCGCCACAACTTAGAGAAATTCCAAGCGGAGGCCTCCTTGGGCGAGGCTCGGCATTTCCTCATGTCCGCCAAGGATGTGGAGGGTCTGAAGGTCCTGACTGCCACGAAAAACGGCCTGGATGCCAACGCTCTGCGGCAGATGGGCGATTTTCTGCGGGACAAGGAGCCTGCCACTGTGGCGGTTTTGGCTTCGATCAACGGAGAGAAGATCACCTTCCTGGCGGTCTGTGGCCCCGAGGCTGTGAAAAAGGGCGTGAAGGCCGGCGATCTGGTCAAGAGCGTGTGCGCCATCTGCGGCGGCAAGGGCGGTGGCAAACCGGACAGCGCCATGGGAGGTGGCACGGATTTGCTAAAGCTGGATGACGCGCTGGCCAGTGTGGATGATTTTGTGGCTAGCAAGCTGAGCCGCCCATGA
- a CDS encoding DUF4250 family protein, with protein sequence MLPKPPYILLSFVNAQLRDQAENLSDLCAALDVGEKL encoded by the coding sequence ATGCTGCCAAAGCCCCCCTATATCCTCTTGAGCTTTGTCAACGCCCAGCTCCGGGACCAGGCTGAGAACCTGTCGGATCTGTGTGCCGCGCTGGATGTGGGGGAGAAGCTCTAG
- a CDS encoding histidine triad nucleotide-binding protein, translating into MSECLFCSIAAGEIPSSKVYEDDVCFAFNDIAPQAPTHFLVIPKAHIGSVSEVTADNSGVVAHIFEVISKLAKEQGLESYRIVSNIGEQAGQSVFHLHFHVLSGRDMTWPPG; encoded by the coding sequence ATGTCTGAGTGTTTGTTTTGCAGTATCGCTGCCGGGGAGATCCCCAGCAGCAAGGTCTACGAGGATGACGTGTGCTTTGCCTTCAACGACATTGCACCCCAGGCACCCACCCACTTTCTGGTGATTCCCAAGGCCCACATTGGCTCTGTGTCTGAAGTGACAGCCGATAACAGCGGTGTTGTGGCTCACATCTTTGAGGTGATCTCGAAGCTGGCTAAAGAACAGGGGCTGGAGAGCTACCGGATAGTCTCCAACATCGGTGAGCAAGCAGGGCAGAGTGTTTTTCATCTGCATTTCCACGTGTTGAGCGGCCGGGACATGACTTGGCCTCCGGGCTGA
- a CDS encoding S-layer homology domain-containing protein, producing the protein MKRFLTLLFTTLLLSAALCVSASASNYDSVAEELADIGMFRGTSSGFELDRAPTRSEAAIMLVRLYGAEEEAASSYQAGEISHPFTDVGETAAPYVAWLYTNGITNGTSSTTFGSGSCSAQNYVVFLLRALGYKDGTDFQYADAAAFAMTHGLFDTSLVGGVFLRDDLAALTYQALACELKDGSTYLLDSLIQDGAIDAEAAKPITDKIESYRTLASLSAAERMDTDFTMSMDMDFTMEGQSDGQPIQEKESMSTTASGNIQMVLSETPQMAMTMKMTMLDETVDLGLWLRDGWLYVRMDQDAYRQDISAEMDEFMALYQQLMGQGYQSNVSMMMPFIDSITTKTSGGNTVYTLTLNRAFEALYQDLFSVILDEVMPMMQQAGIDFSLDFNVDTFSYTYTVGSNNQLKNATADMVMDVTVGFKQGEADTISLAISMDMDMTMDINAMGDQVKVSYPSDLSQFPEITAEVPATTTSAA; encoded by the coding sequence ATGAAACGTTTTCTGACCCTGCTGTTCACCACACTGCTGCTGTCAGCAGCCCTGTGTGTCAGCGCTTCCGCCTCCAACTATGACTCCGTGGCAGAGGAACTGGCTGACATCGGGATGTTCCGCGGCACCTCTAGTGGTTTTGAGCTGGACCGGGCCCCGACTCGCAGCGAGGCCGCTATCATGCTGGTCCGTCTCTATGGTGCTGAGGAGGAGGCCGCGTCTTCTTACCAAGCTGGTGAAATTTCCCATCCCTTCACCGATGTAGGTGAGACAGCGGCTCCCTATGTTGCATGGCTGTATACCAATGGCATTACCAACGGTACCTCCTCCACCACCTTTGGTTCCGGCTCGTGCAGCGCGCAGAACTACGTGGTGTTCCTGCTGCGCGCCCTGGGCTACAAGGACGGCACCGACTTCCAGTATGCGGACGCTGCCGCATTTGCCATGACCCATGGTCTCTTTGACACCTCCCTTGTGGGCGGTGTATTCCTGCGGGATGATCTGGCCGCACTCACCTATCAGGCTCTGGCCTGTGAGTTGAAGGATGGCAGCACCTATCTGCTGGACAGCCTGATCCAGGATGGCGCCATTGATGCTGAGGCCGCCAAGCCCATCACAGACAAGATCGAATCGTATCGGACTCTGGCCTCTCTCAGTGCCGCGGAGCGCATGGACACGGACTTCACCATGTCCATGGATATGGATTTTACCATGGAGGGCCAGTCTGACGGACAGCCCATTCAAGAAAAAGAGAGCATGTCCACCACTGCATCCGGCAACATCCAGATGGTGCTTAGCGAAACGCCCCAAATGGCTATGACCATGAAGATGACCATGCTGGACGAGACGGTGGACCTGGGCCTTTGGCTGCGGGACGGCTGGCTCTATGTGCGCATGGATCAGGATGCCTATCGCCAAGACATCAGCGCGGAGATGGATGAGTTTATGGCCCTTTATCAGCAGCTCATGGGGCAGGGCTATCAGTCTAATGTCAGCATGATGATGCCTTTCATTGATTCTATCACTACCAAGACCAGCGGTGGAAACACGGTTTACACGCTGACGCTGAATCGTGCGTTTGAGGCGCTGTATCAGGATCTGTTCTCTGTTATTTTAGATGAAGTCATGCCGATGATGCAGCAGGCTGGAATTGACTTCTCTCTGGATTTCAATGTGGATACATTCTCTTATACCTATACAGTAGGCAGCAACAACCAGCTGAAAAATGCGACCGCTGATATGGTTATGGATGTAACCGTGGGCTTCAAGCAGGGCGAAGCGGATACGATCTCGCTGGCAATTTCTATGGACATGGATATGACCATGGATATCAACGCCATGGGAGACCAGGTCAAGGTCTCTTATCCCTCTGATCTCTCTCAATTTCCGGAGATAACGGCTGAGGTTCCCGCTACCACGACTTCTGCCGCCTAA
- a CDS encoding helix-turn-helix transcriptional regulator: MMKQARLEAGMTQAARLRGISLAVYSRIECRRRKRIPVRLLCKIADLYGKPLEELLGRRGRSGTYA; this comes from the coding sequence ATGATGAAACAGGCACGGCTGGAAGCGGGGATGACACAAGCCGCACGACTGCGGGGGATTTCCCTGGCGGTGTATAGCCGGATAGAGTGCAGGCGGCGGAAACGGATTCCCGTTCGCTTGCTCTGCAAGATTGCAGACCTCTATGGAAAACCCTTAGAGGAGCTTTTAGGGCGGAGGGGGAGATCGGGAACCTATGCGTAA